Within the Sulfuriferula thiophila genome, the region TATGGCGACACAGAATCACGCTGCACCGATCTGTATGTGCGCGCTCTGCTGCTGACGCAACTGCACCCCAGCGCATTACCCGCAAAACAGATTGAAATGGCAGATAGCTGGCTGCTCAAATGGGCTCGTCTCATCCAGCTCGAAAAATCGCCTAAAGTAGGCCAGCACCATTTTTGCGTTGACCTGACAAAACCAAGCGGCGCAACCGCCGTAACTGAACAGAATTATTCAGACACGTATTTATGCTGGGATGCATCAACCTTATTGGGCCAATTAAACCGGACACGCGAAGAGTTGCTTGCCAACCGCACCCCATCTCCACTCGGCCCCGATATACGCTTGCCCGAGTACCTGAAGATGCTCGATTATGTTGAACGGCAGTGGGATCCGGCCAATCTTGGCAAATTGCGCAAGAGTCCGCGCATCGCCAGCAAAAAGATACTTTTGGTTGTGCACGGCTTTAACGCGATATGCAGCGCTGTCAAAAATTGTGAAAAAGACAGCGAACAAATCATAGAATATGATGCCGATATCAAATACGCTGAAATGGTTGATATCCAGCTTTATGGCTTTGTTACCGAGGCGACGCGCACACGGCAGCATCAGTCCACGGCGAAACCCAGCCATACTGAAATCACCTATGAAAGCTGGGGCATGGACGATGAAAGCGCTGAAGGATATTACGCACACCCGCCCTCAGACAATAATGACTGGTTACGTCTTAGCCGATTAGTAGGCGTAAGATCCGAAACTGATAAGCATTGGCAAGTAGCCGCAGTCCGGCGCCTGTTTCGAGCTCCCAGCACAGGCACCCATGTCGGCATGGAAATCCTGGGCAAGCATCCTATGCTGCTCATGCTCCATGAACTCCACCCTAATGTCACCCTGGCTGAAACCGAACATACTATTAACGCCGAATTACCTATTGCGGTACTGATAACCAGCGCTATCGAAAATGGGCGCTGCACCCTGGTAATTGACAGTGCAGCCTACGCAGGGAACAAGCTGTTCAAAGTCACGATAGGACAGCAGCACAGCATCGTAAAACTAGGCCGCGTGCTGGAAAAAGGAGATGCATGGCTGCACGTGCAAGCTGCCATCACACACGAAACGCGCTAAGCAAGCACTGATTGCTAACGTCCTTGTAATTTACCAATCAAACGTTCAACAGCACGCTCAGTTAGCGAACTGGTTTTTATCATGCGCGCCTCACCGTCACGCAGACGCGCAGCCAGTCTTGGCAAAGTGATGGTAATCGCATCCAGCCCCTGATTATTTGTAAACAGATATATCCCGCGCAAGGAACTAACCCAGGACAGGCGCGCAGTACGCTTACTGCCATCCTTGTTCACAAATTCCAGCCACATGCCTTTCTTCAAGTCACGCGCCTGCTCGGTGTATTCATCTTCTTCAACCGCGTCGACCGGATCAGCCGGAAAATCAAAATGCTCGGAAACCGCATCGACTGACTCAATCACAGGCAGCGGAGGCATTTCCACGTTAGACTGCTCCGCCATCGCAACACGCATGCCCTCATCTGCTTCCGGTGCGATATTCCTGGCCTGCAGCCCGGCCTTAACCGCGACAGCATGGCAAGCAACCAATCCGGCAAATATCGCATCATGCCGTGAAGACTCTACCTGTATCAGGTTCATACCATCGCGCAACTGCTTCAACAATTCCGGCAGCATGGCGACCAAAGCCAGCCTGTCCTCAGTATTAAGCTTGGGTGTCACGCTCCACAATAAATCCTGCATGGTTTTCAGACTGGCTTGCCAAGCCGGACTTTGCCCACCTTCGTGAGTATAGACATGCTGCAGCACTTGCTGCCATATCGTGCGCACAAACTCGGCAATCGAATCGGGCACCACCTGCGCATCAACTGCACGATTTACTTCATCCTGCACGACAACTTGAGCGACCTGTGCGCGCTCAGATGTCTCGATTATCTGTGCAGATTCATCCACTGCCGTTTGCACATCGCCTTCGTGGCTGTCGATAAAAAACTGCAAATTATTTAATAGTGTTTCAAAAATCTCAGCATCATCAGCATAATCATTCAGCACTGACTGTACGATTTCATCGATCTTGGCATACAACGCTGTATTGTATGCACCGACATCCGTCCATCCCACCGACACACTGGCAATCTCATCCAGTAAACGGCGAGCGGGATGCGACTTCTTGGAAAAGAATTGCCGATCGAGCATAGCCACTTTTAATACTGGAATTTGCAAGCGGCCGATAAGCGCTTTCAACGCAGCCGGGATGTTTTCATCGTCCAATACATAATCAAACAGCATAGCGACTATGTCGATGGTAAAGCTATCCACGTGATTATCGACTTGCACCAGACCTGCATCACGAATATCACGCAACACATTCGTGGTACCGGCCTGAATTAATGCAGGATCAAACGAAGTTGTCGCCACATTAGCAGCGAACTGCCCGCGTTGTAACAGGGTAAGCGCAGCTATCTGCGCAGCACTGATCGACTGCTGACCTGCCTGTAATGTGCCGGACTGCACAGCGCCCTGGCCTGACACCGGTATCGGCGCCCAATACCCAGACCCAGCCCCAGATTGCGGCATTTGCCGACTTAATAACTGTTGCAGCAAGGCGAACACGTCCATATCCGCTGATTCAGCAGATAGCGCATCTGCCGCACCGGTATTAGCCTGGGGCGCAACCGATGCAGAGTTGATTTTAGTTGTGCTGCGCTGGCGTTCACGCGTCCCGGTCATGCCGACTTTGATTGAAGGCAAAACCCCCTTCTCTACCAGATATTGATTTATACCCTGATAGATCCCCGGCAATACCGGGGCAATATGCGCATCAAAATGCTGCAGCAATATCAGCCGCACTTTGGGCTCGACTTCCAAGGCGCTACATGCTGCTAAAAATGACTCGCACAGAATTTTAGGTGCAAATGGATTGATGTCAGTTCTGACTTGAGACTGATGCAACAATGCGGCAACACGCTGCTCAAGTGCCGCCAGCTCCTCTACGGAATTAACCTGCATGCGCGCAGCAGATTTACTGACCACCAGCGTTTCTTCAAATGCCTGCTCGTCGACCAGCGACAAGCTCATATCGAATGCGCTACTTAGCCCGCTGGGCTCCGCAGCAACACCGCCACGCACCAGCGCATCAAAACTGCTAACAAACTGTTTACGCAACGCGGCAGTCAGTGACTCATTACGGTTACGTAACAAGCCTTGTGCAAGATAATAGAGGTTTCTGTTTTCCAGTATGGGAGAACGATCGGCGAGATTCAATAAATCATCTTCAATCTGGTCACGCTTATCGTTCCAGACACGATCAATTTCATTGATCATGCGGTCGCGACACTCATTGAGCAAAATGAGAACTTCCGCGGGGCTCAAGATATTCCGGGTTTTATCAAACTGCGATAGGCTGACAACATTACGTTGGCTATTTTCTATCATGTTGATCTCCTCACCTATTTACATACAGGCGACATTTGCCGAGTTACTTATTCGGCATTATTAACATGGGAATGGGCCCCATTTGGCAATCCCGCTATCATTGTGTCACCACTTTAGACCGGAAATTTTGCGTCGCCACCTTTCGATGGGTTTGCCTTTTTCAAATGCATAGATCCATTCCACAGAGGAACAGTC harbors:
- a CDS encoding DUF1631 domain-containing protein, which encodes MIENSQRNVVSLSQFDKTRNILSPAEVLILLNECRDRMINEIDRVWNDKRDQIEDDLLNLADRSPILENRNLYYLAQGLLRNRNESLTAALRKQFVSSFDALVRGGVAAEPSGLSSAFDMSLSLVDEQAFEETLVVSKSAARMQVNSVEELAALEQRVAALLHQSQVRTDINPFAPKILCESFLAACSALEVEPKVRLILLQHFDAHIAPVLPGIYQGINQYLVEKGVLPSIKVGMTGTRERQRSTTKINSASVAPQANTGAADALSAESADMDVFALLQQLLSRQMPQSGAGSGYWAPIPVSGQGAVQSGTLQAGQQSISAAQIAALTLLQRGQFAANVATTSFDPALIQAGTTNVLRDIRDAGLVQVDNHVDSFTIDIVAMLFDYVLDDENIPAALKALIGRLQIPVLKVAMLDRQFFSKKSHPARRLLDEIASVSVGWTDVGAYNTALYAKIDEIVQSVLNDYADDAEIFETLLNNLQFFIDSHEGDVQTAVDESAQIIETSERAQVAQVVVQDEVNRAVDAQVVPDSIAEFVRTIWQQVLQHVYTHEGGQSPAWQASLKTMQDLLWSVTPKLNTEDRLALVAMLPELLKQLRDGMNLIQVESSRHDAIFAGLVACHAVAVKAGLQARNIAPEADEGMRVAMAEQSNVEMPPLPVIESVDAVSEHFDFPADPVDAVEEDEYTEQARDLKKGMWLEFVNKDGSKRTARLSWVSSLRGIYLFTNNQGLDAITITLPRLAARLRDGEARMIKTSSLTERAVERLIGKLQGR